GTGCCCAAATGCACCGATGGCGGTTAGAAGGCAAGGCGTTGGCTCGAGGAGCCAATCAGCTTGCGGTAGACATTGAACCGCGCTCTCGCCGTGTAGGCATCTACCGCGCCCGGTCAATCCCTGAGGGCCGGACTACAATTCATCGTCCGAAAGCCGACGATACTCAGAAATCGAGTAGCCGCTGACTTTCTGCGACAACTTTATCACTTGTCGGAAGAAGTTCCTTCTCTAAGCTCTTGACGAAGGGGGCTGGGAAGTCCGGATAGGTTAGGCGTCGTACCGGCGCGTCGAGCCAGGGGAAGGCGGCGTCGGCGATGCGGGCGGCCACTTCGGCGCCGAAACCGCCGGTGAGGGGAGCTTCGTGGA
This genomic interval from Acidobacteriota bacterium contains the following:
- a CDS encoding transketolase C-terminal domain-containing protein; this encodes LRPGSDLTLVGYGSSTWTCMEAAERLAEQGVEAEVVDLRTLVPFDEATVVESVRRTHRALVVHEAPLTGGFGAEVAARIADAAFPWLDAPVRRLTYPDFPAPFVKSLEKELLPTSDKVVAESQRLLDF